One Hordeum vulgare subsp. vulgare chromosome 4H, MorexV3_pseudomolecules_assembly, whole genome shotgun sequence DNA window includes the following coding sequences:
- the LOC123447387 gene encoding uncharacterized protein LOC123447387 yields MGPAAGAVIEIISDDEKEDPFSAKLTADALEWASSLLLDDLTGLGEGLDDSAVIQELLSTLEGDKKGGAAADDDDDDDCVILDGDPEKPLVVVKEEKPGKDGAEEELQVVSEKGEVACRDFPHPRYLCARLPFGTVSHANHCTMCHCYVCDSRAPCPRWGKGTLPTDHCHATDKDEKWKRQRQSHKRKSAAPTKPEGVKKMSLSGSKTPSSQQFTVHQVSVAQPYAPLGTTVNQTSAARFPVASNVSQNQPRHPSVFGTSVNQPFAGRVPVASNVSKNQQFHPSALRATVNQPSTGRVPVASNVSRNQQLHPSALMTTVNQPSTGRVPVAGNVSQNQQMNPSALRTTVNQPSTGRVPVANNVSQNQQMHPSIMAAQNAWRATHLQKASSPGPKISGKTPQRPGVAPTVYTPSSGYIYPALLNNSAMHPATPRAVQTVQAAPGSRGLPGSDIIQGFSTQRSLAAPVQVRPMPHLQAAPNGSFGTAGPQLRQCSARVVQETQRVTQATQGEQDASTSQKSWQVALANLASDLGVSDYNVDPPHIQQPVSTQPLHHSQLLAQPKAGQEGETPAAAHMRPSNGLPEQDSKSGDSVVPTQKAQALWVLNSESSLAASETSLNSCVDKPAMED; encoded by the exons ATGGGGCCGGCGGCGGGGGCTGTCATCGAGATCATCTCAGACGACGAGAAGGAGGACCCTTTCTCTGCCAAGCTGACCGCCGACGCCCTCGAGTGGGCCTCCAGCCTCCTGCTCGACGACCTCACCGGATTGGGGGAGGGTTTAGACGATTCCGCGGTGATACAGGAGCTGCTGTCCACCCTGGAGGGTGACAAGAAGGGCGGTGCTGCtgccgatgacgacgacgacgacgactgcgTGATCCTGGACGGCGACCCTGAAAAGCCCCTGGTCGTTGTCAAGGAGGAGAAGCCTGGGAAAGATGGGGCAGAAGAAGAGCTGCAAGTTGTTTCAGAGAAAGGGGAG GTAGCATGCAGGGATTTCCCCCATCCACGTTATCTATGTGCTAGATTGCCTTTTGGAACTGTATCTCATGCAAATCATTGCACTATG TGCCACTGTTATGTTTGTGATTCTCGTGCTCCATGCCCCAGATGGGGCAAAGGTACCTTGCCTACTGATCATTGCCATGCTACCGATAAGGATGAAAAATGGAAGAGACAGAGGCAATCACACAAACGCAAGAGCGCGGCACCAACTAAGCctgaaggtgtcaagaaaatgtcTCTCTCAGGCTCAAAAACACCATCCTCTCAGCAATTTACAGTGCATCAGGTATCAGTTGCTCAACCATATGCACCTTTGGGGACAACTGTAAATCAAACTTCCGCTGCAAGGTTTCCTGTTGCAAGTAATGTCAGCCAAAATCAACCAAGGCATCCATCTGTTTTCGGGACAAGTGTAAACCAACCTTTCGCCGGAAGAGTTCCTGTTGCAAGTAATGTCAGCAAAAATCAACAATTTCATCCATCTGCTTTGAGGGCAACTGTAAACCAACCTTCCACCGGAAGAGTTCCTGTTGCAAGTAATGTCAGCAGAAATCAACAATTGCATCCATCTGCTTTGATGACAACTGTGAACCAACCTTCAACCGGAAGAGTTCCTGTTGCAGGTAATGTCAGCCAAAATCAACAAATGAATCCATCTGCTTTGAGGACAACTGTGAACCAACCTTCGACCGGAAGAGTTCCTGTTGCAAATAATGTCAGCCAAAATCAACAAATGCATCCATCTATTATGGCTGCACAGAATGCGTGGCGAGCCACCCATCTGCAAAAAGCATCATCTCCTGGGCCAAAAATCTCTGGCAAAACACCCCAAAGGCCTGGGGTTGCTCCTACAGTTTATACACCCTCCAGTGGTTACATTTACCCTGCTCTTCTTAACAATTCCGCAATGCATCCAGCAACCCCGCGTGCAGTTCAGACAGTACAAGCGGCACCCGGAAGCAGGGGACTGCCGGGAAGTGACATTATTCAGGGTTTCTCCACTCAGCGTTCTCTTGCTGCGCCGGTGCAGGTTCGGCCCATGCCACATCTCCAGGCTGCTCCAAATGGGTCGTTTGGTACTGCTGGACCGCAGCTTCGTCAGTGCTCCGCGCGAGTAGTTCAGGAAACACAGCGAGTAACTCAGGCAACACAAGGTGAGCAAGACGCGTCAACTAGTCAGAAGTCATGGCAGGTTGCGCTTGCTAATCTGGCCTCTGATCTTGGTGTGTCTGACTACAATGTCGACCCACCACATATTCAACAGCCTGTCAGCACTCAACCTCTGCATCACAGCCAGCTACTTGCTCAACCAAAGGCAGGCCAGGAGGGTGAAACTCCGGCGGCAGCGCACATGAGGCCTTCCAATGGCCTTCCCGAGCAGGACAGCAAATCTGGAGACAGTGTTGTCCCTACGCAGAAAGCTCAAGCCTTGTGGGTACTTAATTCTGAGAGCAGTCTTGCTGCAAGTGAAACATCTCTGAATAGCTGTGTAGATAAACCTGCCATGGAAGATTGA